The following coding sequences lie in one Musa acuminata AAA Group cultivar baxijiao chromosome BXJ3-1, Cavendish_Baxijiao_AAA, whole genome shotgun sequence genomic window:
- the LOC135580794 gene encoding cold-responsive protein kinase 1-like isoform X1, which produces MTCFSFIFKRIGCSGQQSDQHLEDIPGIENVRIYSYKELRNATGDFSLTNKVGEGGFGSVYKGKLKDGKIVAVKVLSSESRQGVPEFLNEIAVISGIEHENLVSLHGCCVEETHRILVYNYLENNSLAQTLLGSGCSNIQFNWRTRVRICIGVARGLAFLHEEVRPHIVHRDIKASNILLDKDLTPKISDFGLAKLLPPNITHVSTRVAGTIGYLAPEYAIKGQVNRKSDVYSFGVLLLEIVTGRCNTNTRLPYDEQFLLERTWNLYEHGEIANIIDTSLTDDLDVDEACKFLKVGLLCTQDTVKLRPSMSTVARMLTDEKDVNLEKITKPGLLSDLMELKVRSQNNVNDPHTSSLVTSGHGSSPLSSENTTHASMTFTVISD; this is translated from the exons ATGACTTGCTTCTCTTTCATATTTAAGAGGATAGGTTGTTCAGGACAACAAAGTGATCAGCATCTTGAAG ATATTCCAGGAATTGAAAATGTTAGAATCTACTCATACAAGGAATTGAGAAATGCAACTGGTGATTTTAGCCTCACCAATAAGGTTGGTGAGGGAGGTTTTGGTTCTGTCTACAAG GGAAAGCTTAAAGATGGGAAGATTGTTGCTGTAAAAGTGCTATCCTCTGAGTCGAGACAAGGAGTACCAGAATTTTTGAATGAAATCGCTGTGATCTCTGGTATCGAGCATGAGAATCTTGTTAGTCTGCATGGTTGTTGCGTTGAAGAAACTCACAGAATACTTGTTTACAATTATCTTGAGAATAATAGCCTTGCGCAAACCCTTCTTG GTTCTGGCTGCAGTAATATCCAGTTCAACTGGAGAACACGGGTAAGAATTTGCATTGGTGTTGCTCGTGGACTTGCATTCCTGCACGAGGAAGTCCGGCCTCATATAGTTCACCGGGATATTAAAGCAAGCAATATTCTTCTTGATAAGGATCTTACTCCCAAGATTTCCGATTTTGGTTTAGCAAAGCTTCTGCCACCAAATATAACCCATGTCAGCACTCGAGTGGCTGGAACAAT AGGTTACTTGGCTCCTGAATATGCAATTAAGGGGCAAGTGAACCGGAAGTCAGATGTGTACAGCTTCGGAGTACTCCTACTAGAAATAGTTACTGGCAGGTGTAACACAAACACAAGGTTACCTTATGATGAACAATTTCTACTTGAGAGG ACATGGAATCTATACGAGCATGGTGAGATCGCAAACATCATAGATACTTCGTTAACTGATGATTTAGACGTCGATGAAGCTTGCAAGTTCTTGAAGGTTGGGCTTCTTTGCACACAAGACACTGTGAAGCTTCGCCCTTCAATGTCTACTGTTGCCAGGATGCTGACTGATGAAAAGGATGTCAACTTAGAGAAAATCACAAAGCCTGGACTACTTAGTGACTTGATGGAACTTAAAGTTAGAAGCCAGAACAATGTTAATGATCCCCATACGAGCTCCCTCGTAACATCTGGTCATGGTAGTTCACCCTTGTCATCAGAAAATACTACACATGCATCCATGACCTTCACAGTGATATCAGATTGA
- the LOC135580794 gene encoding cold-responsive protein kinase 1-like isoform X2, whose amino-acid sequence MTCFSFIFKRIGCSGQQSDQHLEGIENVRIYSYKELRNATGDFSLTNKVGEGGFGSVYKGKLKDGKIVAVKVLSSESRQGVPEFLNEIAVISGIEHENLVSLHGCCVEETHRILVYNYLENNSLAQTLLGSGCSNIQFNWRTRVRICIGVARGLAFLHEEVRPHIVHRDIKASNILLDKDLTPKISDFGLAKLLPPNITHVSTRVAGTIGYLAPEYAIKGQVNRKSDVYSFGVLLLEIVTGRCNTNTRLPYDEQFLLERTWNLYEHGEIANIIDTSLTDDLDVDEACKFLKVGLLCTQDTVKLRPSMSTVARMLTDEKDVNLEKITKPGLLSDLMELKVRSQNNVNDPHTSSLVTSGHGSSPLSSENTTHASMTFTVISD is encoded by the exons ATGACTTGCTTCTCTTTCATATTTAAGAGGATAGGTTGTTCAGGACAACAAAGTGATCAGCATCTTGAAG GAATTGAAAATGTTAGAATCTACTCATACAAGGAATTGAGAAATGCAACTGGTGATTTTAGCCTCACCAATAAGGTTGGTGAGGGAGGTTTTGGTTCTGTCTACAAG GGAAAGCTTAAAGATGGGAAGATTGTTGCTGTAAAAGTGCTATCCTCTGAGTCGAGACAAGGAGTACCAGAATTTTTGAATGAAATCGCTGTGATCTCTGGTATCGAGCATGAGAATCTTGTTAGTCTGCATGGTTGTTGCGTTGAAGAAACTCACAGAATACTTGTTTACAATTATCTTGAGAATAATAGCCTTGCGCAAACCCTTCTTG GTTCTGGCTGCAGTAATATCCAGTTCAACTGGAGAACACGGGTAAGAATTTGCATTGGTGTTGCTCGTGGACTTGCATTCCTGCACGAGGAAGTCCGGCCTCATATAGTTCACCGGGATATTAAAGCAAGCAATATTCTTCTTGATAAGGATCTTACTCCCAAGATTTCCGATTTTGGTTTAGCAAAGCTTCTGCCACCAAATATAACCCATGTCAGCACTCGAGTGGCTGGAACAAT AGGTTACTTGGCTCCTGAATATGCAATTAAGGGGCAAGTGAACCGGAAGTCAGATGTGTACAGCTTCGGAGTACTCCTACTAGAAATAGTTACTGGCAGGTGTAACACAAACACAAGGTTACCTTATGATGAACAATTTCTACTTGAGAGG ACATGGAATCTATACGAGCATGGTGAGATCGCAAACATCATAGATACTTCGTTAACTGATGATTTAGACGTCGATGAAGCTTGCAAGTTCTTGAAGGTTGGGCTTCTTTGCACACAAGACACTGTGAAGCTTCGCCCTTCAATGTCTACTGTTGCCAGGATGCTGACTGATGAAAAGGATGTCAACTTAGAGAAAATCACAAAGCCTGGACTACTTAGTGACTTGATGGAACTTAAAGTTAGAAGCCAGAACAATGTTAATGATCCCCATACGAGCTCCCTCGTAACATCTGGTCATGGTAGTTCACCCTTGTCATCAGAAAATACTACACATGCATCCATGACCTTCACAGTGATATCAGATTGA
- the LOC135580794 gene encoding cold-responsive protein kinase 1-like isoform X3 → MTCFSFIFKRIGCSGQQSDQHLEDIPGIENVRIYSYKELRNATGDFSLTNKVGEGGFGSVYKGKLKDGKIVAVKVLSSESRQGVPEFLNEIAVISGSGCSNIQFNWRTRVRICIGVARGLAFLHEEVRPHIVHRDIKASNILLDKDLTPKISDFGLAKLLPPNITHVSTRVAGTIGYLAPEYAIKGQVNRKSDVYSFGVLLLEIVTGRCNTNTRLPYDEQFLLERTWNLYEHGEIANIIDTSLTDDLDVDEACKFLKVGLLCTQDTVKLRPSMSTVARMLTDEKDVNLEKITKPGLLSDLMELKVRSQNNVNDPHTSSLVTSGHGSSPLSSENTTHASMTFTVISD, encoded by the exons ATGACTTGCTTCTCTTTCATATTTAAGAGGATAGGTTGTTCAGGACAACAAAGTGATCAGCATCTTGAAG ATATTCCAGGAATTGAAAATGTTAGAATCTACTCATACAAGGAATTGAGAAATGCAACTGGTGATTTTAGCCTCACCAATAAGGTTGGTGAGGGAGGTTTTGGTTCTGTCTACAAG GGAAAGCTTAAAGATGGGAAGATTGTTGCTGTAAAAGTGCTATCCTCTGAGTCGAGACAAGGAGTACCAGAATTTTTGAATGAAATCGCTGTGATCTCTG GTTCTGGCTGCAGTAATATCCAGTTCAACTGGAGAACACGGGTAAGAATTTGCATTGGTGTTGCTCGTGGACTTGCATTCCTGCACGAGGAAGTCCGGCCTCATATAGTTCACCGGGATATTAAAGCAAGCAATATTCTTCTTGATAAGGATCTTACTCCCAAGATTTCCGATTTTGGTTTAGCAAAGCTTCTGCCACCAAATATAACCCATGTCAGCACTCGAGTGGCTGGAACAAT AGGTTACTTGGCTCCTGAATATGCAATTAAGGGGCAAGTGAACCGGAAGTCAGATGTGTACAGCTTCGGAGTACTCCTACTAGAAATAGTTACTGGCAGGTGTAACACAAACACAAGGTTACCTTATGATGAACAATTTCTACTTGAGAGG ACATGGAATCTATACGAGCATGGTGAGATCGCAAACATCATAGATACTTCGTTAACTGATGATTTAGACGTCGATGAAGCTTGCAAGTTCTTGAAGGTTGGGCTTCTTTGCACACAAGACACTGTGAAGCTTCGCCCTTCAATGTCTACTGTTGCCAGGATGCTGACTGATGAAAAGGATGTCAACTTAGAGAAAATCACAAAGCCTGGACTACTTAGTGACTTGATGGAACTTAAAGTTAGAAGCCAGAACAATGTTAATGATCCCCATACGAGCTCCCTCGTAACATCTGGTCATGGTAGTTCACCCTTGTCATCAGAAAATACTACACATGCATCCATGACCTTCACAGTGATATCAGATTGA